A single window of Gossypium arboreum isolate Shixiya-1 chromosome 13, ASM2569848v2, whole genome shotgun sequence DNA harbors:
- the LOC108461400 gene encoding formin-like protein 5: MMLMVQGQMGLIRTNSLWFLVVLLFASFAVSLDYTKEEEEEAFLNQLVDPSTGEIYDDLAELLWISCRQDLNNLKEAFEDPKLRLSEETRSTINDIGAKSHLLAKEKFQKFIKVIRPELKQVLSDCVRKNKLLFQESGEDSCFKTCYPQYSGSLFRWCEVSRKSLAAQSIAVGSALNLRPTTPRSSAPAPSLANESPESSTDLSVSLALTTSPSIHDKRAVPARELADDSVSDYEEDYEEGGGEGEGGTDHNKIIIIACVATAVVTSLIAALILFLCCHRDSGSMVNDESPLLSLRSDASGGSTHAPGSSKESSQHQKASTNGSDYIESDALQISLDGNSSDGAAADASKASSESSETPGNASSLLPLPPGRAGPGGLPPLKPPPGKEDLTPEAPVPAKSAPPPPPPPSLKSASTNAGPPPPGAPPPPPPKAGAPPPPPSKAGAPPPPPPKAGGGPRPPPPLGSKGPRPPNAPGRGGPGSGSASKAKLKPFFWDKVANTPEQGQVWNQIKGGSFQLNDAKIETLFGYSPVEKSKSDKKDSTAQEPQFIQLLDGKKAQNLAIMLRALNVTSEEVSDALVEGNELPVELLQTLLKMAPTSDEELKLRLFTGEITQLGPAERFLKVVVDIPFAYQKMETLLFMCSLHDELTATRESFQILEAACKELRSSRLFLKLLEAVLKTGNRMNDGTFRGGAQAFKLDTLLKLSDVKGVDGKTTLLHFVVLEIIRTEGLRAARIARESRSFSSIKSEDLLEDVSPDDEEYYRNLGLQAVSNLSSELEYVKKAAALDAENLSSNVAKVGHAMVKTRNFLNTEMKDSGEKSGFHETLESFVKNAESSVMSLLEEEKKVMDLVKSTGDYFHGNVKKDEGLRIFSVVRDFLVILDKVCREVKNAPKKPTQAPKKQTSNASTSSESRVAPPSPDPRQKLFPTIAQQRKDDSSSTSSSDEKS, from the exons ATGATGCTGATGGTACAAGGACAAATGGGTCTCATAAGAACCAATAGTTTGTGGTTTTTGGTAGTTCTGCTTTTTGCATCATTTGCTGTCAGCTTAGATTACactaaggaagaagaagaagaagcattCCTTAATCAATTAGTGGATCCATCAACTGGGGAGATTTATGATGATCTG GCTGAGCTGTTATGGATAAGTTGCAGACAAGATTTGAATAATTTAAAGGAAGCTTTTGAAGATCCCAAGTTACGTCTTTCGGAGGAAACACGAAGTACAATCAATGATATCGGTGCAAAAAGTCACTTATTAGCAAAAGAAAAGTTTCAGAAATTTATTAAGGTTATCCGTCCAGAGTTAAAGCAAGTTCTTTCTGATTGCGTAAGAAAGAATAAACTTCTATTCCAAGAATCTGGAGAGGATAGCTGCTTTAAGACTTGTTACCCCCAGTATTCTGGGTCATTGTTTCGCTGGTGTGAGGTTTCTAGGAAGAGTTTAGCTGCTCAGAGCATAGCTGTAGGCTCTGCCTTGAACTTACGTCCAACCACACCCCGATCCTCAGCTCCGGCCCCTTCTCTTGCTAATGAATCTCCTGAATCTAGTACAGATCTATCAGTAAGTCTGGCATTGACAACTTCACCTAGTATACATGATAAACGAGCTGTACCTGCAAGAGAACTTGCCGATGATTCAGTTTCAGATTACGAAGAAGATTATGaagaaggaggaggagaaggagaAGGAGGGACTGAtcacaataaaataattattattgctTGTGTTGCAACAGCAGTAGTAACGTCTCTTATTGCAGCATTGATCTTATTTTTATGCTGTCATAGAGATTCTGGATCTATGGTAAATGATGAGAGCCCCCTTCTCAGTTTAAGAAGTGACGCCTCTGGTG GCTCTACTCATGCTCCTGGATCTAGTAAAGAATCAAGCCAACATCAAAAGGCTTCAACTAATGGCAGTGATTACATTGAATCCGATGCTCTACAAATCTCCTTGGATGGAAATTCATCAGATGGAGCTGCTGCTGATGCCTCCAAAGCTTCATCTGAATCTTCTGAGACACCAGGCAATGCTAGTTCGCTGCTACCCTTGCCCCCAGGAAGGGCAGGTCCTGGTGGATTACCTCCTTTGAAGCCTCCCCCTGGCAAAGAAGATCTCACCCCTGAAGCTCCTGTCCCAGCTAAGTCTGCGCCTCCTCCTCCACCACCTCCCTCCCTGAAATCTGCCTCCACCAATGCAGGCCCTCCACCTCCTGGTGCTCCTCCACCACCTCCTCCGAAAGCTGGTGCCCCTCCGCCACCTCCTTCTAAAGCTGGCGCTCCTCCACCACCTCCTCCAAAAGCTGGTGGTGGTCCTAGACCACCTCCACCCTTGGGTTCAAAGGGGCCTCGACCACCAAATGCTCCCGGTCGGGGGGGACCTGGCTCAGGCAGTGCTTCTAAAGCCAAACTAAAGCCATTTTTTTGGGATAAAGTTGCAAATACCCCTGAGCAAGGACAGGTGTGGAATCAGATTAAAGGTGGATCATTCCA GTTAAATGATGCGAAGATAGAGACACTGTTTGGGTATTCACCCGTTGAGAAGAGCAAAAGTGATAAAAAGGATTCCACTGCACAGGAACCTCAGTTTATTCAACTCCTGGATGGCAAGAAAGCACAAAATTTAGCAATCATGTTAAGGGCATTGAATGTGACCTCAGAAGAAGTTTCTGATGCACTTGTTGAAG GAAATGAGCTCCCTGTCGAACTCCTTCAAACTTTATTGAAGATGGCACCGACATCAGATGAAGAACTCAAACTTAGACTGTTCACTGGTGAAATTACTCAACTCGGCCCTGCAGAGCGGTTCCTGAAAGTTGTGGTTGACATCCCTTTTGCTTATCAAAAAATGGAAACACTGCTATTTATGTGCTCTCTTCACGATGAGCTTACTGCCACTAGAGAGTCCTTTCAAATATTAGAG GCTGCTTGCAAGGAACTTAGAAGTAGCCGCCTATTCCTCAAGCTCTTAGAAGCTGTCCTTAAAACTGGAAATCGCATGAATGATGGAACATTCCGCGGTGGGGCACAAGCTTTCAAACTCGACACACTTTTGAAGTTATCAGATGTTAAAGGAGTAGATGGTAAGACAACACTATTGCATTTCGTTGTCCTGGAAATAATACGCACTGAAGGTTTGAGAGCTGCCCGTATTGCAAGAGAAAGCAGAAGTTTTAGTAGCATAAAATCCGAAGATCTGCTTGAGGATGTTTCCCCTGATGATGAAGAGTACTATCGCAACCTTGGTCTCCAGGCGGTTTCAAATCTGAGTAGTGAACTTGAATATGTCAAGAAAGCTGCAGCTCTCGATGCTGAAAACTTATCATCTAATGTTGCCAAAGTTGGCCATGCAATGGTAAAAACACGTAATTTCTTGAACACAGAAATGAAGGATAGCGGTGAAAAaagtggttttcatgaaacaCTAGAGAGTTTTGTGAAGAATGCTGAGTCTAGTGTCATGTCGTTGCTTGAAGAGGAGAAGAAAGTAATGGATTTAGTAAAGAGCACTGGTGATTACTTTCATGGTAATGTAAAGAAGGATGAGGGCTTACGAATATTTTCTGTTGTTCGGGACTTTTTGGTTATTTTAGATAAGGTGTGCAGAGAGGTTAAAAATGCACCTAAGAAGCCAACACAAGCACCGAAAAAACAGACGTCCAATGCATCAACTTCCTCTGAATCTCGTGTTGCACCACCTTCTCCCGACCCTCGTCAGAAGCTTTTTCCTACAATTGCTCAACAAAGGAAGGATGATTCTAGTTCAACTTCTAGTTCAGATGAAAAGAGTTAA
- the LOC108461341 gene encoding histone H2A.6-like — protein MAGRGKTLGSGASKKATSRSSKAGLQFPVGRIARFLKAGKYAERVGAGAPVYLAAVLEYLAAEVLELAGNAARDNKKTRIVPRHIQLAVRNDEELSKLLGDVTIANGGVMPNIHNLLLPKKAGGSSKVAGGDDD, from the exons ATGGCAGGTCGGGGTAAAACTCTTGGATCCGGGGCCTCGAAGAAGGCGACATCGAGGAGTAGCAAGGCCGGGCTTCAGTTTCCGGTGGGTCGTATCGCTCGGTTCCTTAAGGCTGGAAAATATGCTGAACGTGTCGGAGCTGGAGCTCCTGTTTACCTCGCTGCCGTTCTTGAATATCTTGCGGCTGAG GTTCTCGAGCTTGCTGGAAATGCCGCCAGAGACAACAAGAAAACCCGAATTGTGCCACGTCATATCCAGCTTGCTGTGAGGAACGACGAAGAACTTAGCAAACTACTTGGAGATGTAACGATTGCCAATGGAGGTGTGATGCCCAACATCCACAACCTCCTCCTCCCCAAGAAAGCCGGAGGCTCCTCAAAGGTTGCCGGCGGTGATGATGATTAG